In Falco cherrug isolate bFalChe1 chromosome 5, bFalChe1.pri, whole genome shotgun sequence, one DNA window encodes the following:
- the GOLGB1 gene encoding golgin subfamily B member 1 — MLSRLSGLANTVLQELSGDDGDAVTESSVAVQALETEAENMEEAPEELLERLAQTEKLVVHLKDLIREKDAQLQQKETVLKEEREAADAKLLKLKLQAKAKLASLNKRIEELTEKGSPLPAQTLSEEQAYFKNDQNTSEAHSEEAGALKEQLREQEEIVQDLKEQLALAKVNLKDAEIKYATQLSSLQEVIREKEALLEEQVHQHQAELLKIVAQSDLEVEMQQNLRTLQRKLEEQEAALLGRTQVVELLQQELHTAEQQNQMLLDQCQKMEVDLSSLRDVLDAERRKSQDLREKMELELAERKLSSHRLQEEVQCLSEQLEEARRAQAELEVKYKDLEQEQRQEVEEKNLQIRCLKVAEQELQSSHAALVAENDQLKQDVKRLLVVSAENSATIQKLQDELVQKCEEFVCCQNELKSQSVVQVSELKKQDETTSQEKKTDQEDWNGTSFLPTENLEGQKTEDEIPHLQVVLQEPLQKAVMVTEYAKQSKCVGPEVELQTLEAPASYVDCSSTSTGVSGELVNSEVQKPFDDTLVLLEAKPDGFPNGSKQFTEESCPPGILEYLAAEKQKELSVLLLELKEAQEEINFLKRQLKGPNGQDSTGNQSREAANQLEDNSQIRFLEREEQKASDTQNELASSSLLSKIEVQQVGVFQENRISLQEVPQGSTVPCRGEMEAMREVSSADPDPGTSQSQELINLQNQITELQIILQKSEESYKKDLGEKGEEINRLNQLTEEYRKKIEDYDSAFCVLTDERDQLLCQMKELSTVTELKEQVKQLEENLAFSEKQRLSDSESSLLREQIQSLKNEFKSKEIKIEALQKDLDEAQLQLSDQDMQLKDLRSQIEKKECQVLDLEQLLRKNTAEIEELSQNLVSKGCEAASLEQLVAERTRSIESLQQTLQEKDQQMREISVSMSEKMVLLNEEKFSLGNELKSLKEQTSILLKAQEEKDQNIEAKDIYLKCEASEQQYETEAACKENEVLVNKIELLKKENEQVKRKLQAALVNRKELLKKVSKLENELMQLREHESETSVTQEAEGEENMTNVISREVNLESQPSEDYLIQLLSEKESELQSIRKDLLDKETTEAQLQAVIKEMRQSLQGKTNVVSIKDEIMESQTIADKVTETNKSPKDYEENEKNSSAATNLEENQKSALKERISALEQEKEQLQKKLQEALVSRKDTIKKAQEKDRHHREQLKQQKDDYNILQEQFDKQSKEKESIQAQLRQLQEQKELTEGVLGNQGGLDSSCTEGENTTNKLFQVADVSGEEFKEKLEKLQMEKEELEHNVSYMQSELACKSELVFHLQEHIAQLFLEIEGLKRTSDQAEAKAASLQTELEENLAKISREGCLEDLKTLMHQKDEEVEFLNLQLKEKSEALNNVQAQLLEKEDSVRRLCSQLETQAQVHEEQSKRLQTELLEIQEKQDDGAEAAKQKNQMQRKLQAALISRKEALKESKSLKEELASAKTTIENLSVKVTNMENEICGHVKEADTLTEKLAGLTEEREKLIAEVDKVLTENQNLDGCCKNLTFSLDRVTLEKEKLEKEVESLKCFQAAESSEWHEKYRDLQKEYETLLQSYENVSNETERIQRVLETVRQEKQEVFIKLKSVEAKKEETDKQLQEAGQEIDGMKEKMRKFAKSKQQKILELEEENEKLRAEVRFTDGELHRTGDVFTNTSLKEDLESSRRDYQSLSTELERVMAEKASLNQEITDLKRHLQLTESKLEESRELVDKYVAEKATGVETNQAVATPPPMERTENQVDVSFRPESSTAELEQKALEGSSPCEDLGTYIQQIAQLTERITELEDNRKASEQQLSDIHVRVETLAGEKTALEMQMEEKVHELNALQDTVAKMEQTVQITKDDLIRMTELKDKLEAEKDDLEERLMNQLAELNGTIGNYQQDATDFQIKNEQLKTELQSLQRMMHELEEEKCQMVKEKSKASSEKEYVEKLKCSWRGDNGTHVKELQELLKQKQQEIKQLQKDCIKSQEKNSSLERTVKALEFLQNESQKEVEATKETLAKAVEDTKKAQTELALCRVVLDDTQSEAARVLAESVKVKEELQANKENIKIQMKKKDEDFERRLEQEKDKHSKEIKNMEEKLAALQREKDYTEATVGDLQDSLKAKDQEAKQLQGSLNKTLAQLAAFTRSMSSLQDDRDRVIDESKTWEKKFTESIQKKEEEIRSKEETCVVLKDQIKQMTIRVEELQTHISRLECSKRECESELRSEIQHYQKTCEMLQEEKKDLLMQLDGSQKLYSKSQIEQQKLESEISSLRDQLADLQNSFTKCELVREELDSMVKQQETSIQNFKFSCEQLEADLQASKDLTNKLHEEISAKDQKIISLLSAKEEAVIAALSELQQQHSEEMKELEHRLSKEEEDKKALENEKNKFLDKFDCLTEKMKISREESKQQKAQLDSFTKSMSSLQDDRDRILRDYKQLEERHLVIILEKDQLIQEAAAENNKLKEEIRSFHSQMDDLNSENAKLNAELVRYREDLNQVISIKDSQQKQLLKTQLQRIQTLEKDKTIIETQLKESEHTQDDLRKCMEALREDKVSMSQEIETLTSSLSQVQSEMTALREGGPIMECQAQLKAQEEEARELSHKLSLSQKRITELEGELVCVQRDASKRVEEAENKLRKELKHLHHDAGIMRNETETAEERVAELARDLMEMEQKFLAVTDENKDLRAQIQSFGKSMSSLQDSWDQANEELHVLKQKYTADLEEQKSLVQNLHEQMVRLQKEQHSTARDRDTVRSELTELQKASDERGLLAQIEKLNQKLRAKDDELLRLSSELEGSSNQVKSFSKAMASLQNERDSLLNELDKIRKTEEVKQQAEGNTSSTLSEVQSLKKALSSLQDDRDRVVRELKNLQQQYILVGVESAENSRLKAQLQEYQQDADKQQLLQEQLKQESIFYQQELQQLRQEKTTWEKQNSSIKEHYLMAIAEKDKQLSHLQRITQEMKLSLGKSHVVEEQYQAKMSSEVLRGDFSSLETETKHLQAQLNDSLKELHQKELRIQQLNSKLSQVFEEKNALSLQLRGSSRNICESHQHYSEVLNRCMVLERQLQELQSADKGMELFTTDAAPGAPQEKNEPQRGSYTPELQELQLRLSETEHLHSSTKQDLRYLEEQLEEERDRRLAVEEALSAAQDQIRRLQSNDWTSSLSASIDMAPGHEHSLLIDSMDNNSSQTRNVLGLRRLLRSLFRSRTHLPLLVAMYLLALHVLLFLCFTGHL; from the exons AATGACCAAAATACAAGTGAAGCACACAGTGAAGAAGCTGGAGCACTAAAAGAGCAGCTCAGGGAGCAAGAGGAGATTGTTCAGGATCTGAAAGAACAGCTGGCTCTAGCCAAAGTGAATCTGAAAGATGCTGAAATCAAATACGCCACACAG CTGAGCTCCCTGCAGGAAGTGATTCGGGAGAAGGAGGCTCTCCTGGAAGAGCAGGTTCACCAGCACCAAGCTGAATTGCTCAAGATAGTGGCCCAGTCAGACCTGGAAGTAGAGATGCAACAG AACCTGCGTACGCTTCAGAGGAAGCTAGAGGAGCAGGAAGCAGCTCTGCTAGGACGAACTCAGGTGGTAGAACTGCTGCAACAGGAGTTGCATACTGCTGAACAACAAAACCAG ATGCTCCTAGATCAGTGCCAGAAGATGGAAGTGGATCTAAGCTCCCTGAGGGATGTGCTAGATGCAGAGAGACGAAAGTCTCAAGATCTCAGAGAGAAGATGGAGCTGGAACTAGCAGAGAGGAAGCTGTCCTCCCATCGCTTGCAGGAGGAGGTGCAGTGTCTCTCAGAACAGCTGGAAGAGGCAAGAAGAGCACAAGCTGAATTAGAGGTGAAGTATAAAGACCTGGAGCAGGAACAAAGGCAGGAGGTGGAAGAGAAGAACCTGCAGATCAGATGTCTTAAGGTGGCTGAACAAGAGCTACAATCTAGCCATGCTGCTCTTGTCGCTGAAAATGACCAGCTGAAACAGGATGTTAAGCGGCTCTTGGTAGTGTCTGCCGAAAACAGTGCTACGATACAGAAACTGCAGG ATGAACTTGTACAGAAATGTGAAGAATTTGTCTGCTGTCAGAATGAGCTGAAATCCCAGTCAGTAGTGCAGGTCTCTGAATTGAAGAAACAG GATGAAACaacttcacaggaaaaaaaaacagatcagGAAGATTGGAATGGGACTTCATTCCTACCCACAGAAAATTTGGAAGGACAGAAGACTGAAGATG aaataccaCACTTGCAAGTTGTTCTCCAGGAGcctctgcagaaagctgtgatGGTCACAGAATATGCAAAGCAG AGTAAGTGTGTTGGACCTGAGGTGGAATTGCAGACTCTCGAAGCTCCAGCCTCTTACGTAGACTGCTCTTCTACTTCTACAG GTGTGTCAGGAGAGCTGGTGAATTCTGAAGTGCAAAAGCCTTTTGATGACACTTTGGTGCTCCTTGAG gcAAAACCAGATGGCTTTCCCAATGGAAGCAAGCAGTTTACTGAAGAAAGTTGTCCACCTGGAATTCTGGAATATcttgctgcagagaaacagaaagagctgtcagttttgctgctggaaCTGAAAGAAGcccaagaagaaataaattttctgaaaaggcAGCTCAAGGGCCCAAATGGCCAAGATTCTACAGGTAACcagagcagagaagcagctaACCAGCTAGAAGATAACTCCCAGATACGGTTTCTTGAAAGGGAAGAGCAAAAGGCTTCAGATACCCAAAATGAGTTGGCCAGTAGCTCATTACTGAGCAAAATAGAAGTGCAGCAAGTTGGtgtatttcaggaaaacagaatcAGTCTTCAAGAAGTGCCCCAGGGAAGCACTGTCCCCTGCAGAGGCGAGATGGAAGCAATGCGAGAAGTCTCCTCAGCAGATCCAGACCCTGGCACCTCTCAATCTCAAGAACTGATAAACTTACAAAACCAAATTACAGAACTGCAGATAATTCTGCAGAAATCAGAAGAATCCTATAAAAAGGATTTAGGAGAAAAAGGTGAAGAAATAAACAGGCTAAACCAGCTGACTgaggaatacagaaaaaaaattgaggatTATGATAGTGCATTTTGTGTTTTGACTGACGAACGAGATCAGCTTCTGTGCCAAATGAAGGAACTCTCTACCGTAACAGAACTGAAAGAGCAAGTAAAGCAACTTGAGGAAAATCtagctttttcagaaaagcagaggctgtCAGACAGTGAAAGCAGTCTTCTGAGAGAACAAATCCAAAGtcttaaaaatgaatttaaatctAAGGAGATAAAAATTGAAGCTTTGCAAAAAGACTTGGATGAGGCACAACTTCAGCTTTCTGACCAAGACATGCAACTAAAAGATCTGAGAAGCCAGATTGAGAAGAAGGAATGTCAAGTACTTGAtctagaacaacttttgaggaAGAATACAGCTGAGATAGAAGAGCTTTCCCAAAACTTAGTCTCAAAGGGATGTGAAGCAGCAAGCCTAGAACAGCTTGTTGCTGAACGCACCAGGTCTATAGAGAGCCTGCAACAAACCTTGCAGGAGAAAGACCAACAGATGAGAGAGATCAGTGTCAGCATGTCTGAGAAAATGGTCCTGCTGAATGAAGAGAAATTTTCTCTAGGAAATGAGCTGAAGAGTCTTAAAGAGCAAACAAGTATATTATTAAAAgcccaggaagaaaaagaccAAAACATAGAGGCAAAAGATATATATCTAAAATGTGAGGCATCTGAGCAGCAGTATGAGACAGAGGCagcatgtaaagaaaatgaggtgttagtaaataaaattgaacttctgaaaaaagaaaatgagcaagtAAAACGGAAGCTGCAAGCAGCACTCGTTAACAGGAAAGAGCTTCTGAAGAAGGTTAGTAAATTGGAGAATGAGTTAATGCAATTAAGAGAACACGAATCAGAAACCTCAGTGACTCAAGAagctgaaggggaagaaaatatgaCAAATGTGATAAGCAGAGAAGTGAATCTTGAAAGCCAGCCTAGTGAGGATTATCTAAttcagctgctttctgaaaaggagTCTGAGTTGCAGAGCATCCGGAAGGACCTGCTGGATAAAGAGACTACTGAAGCACAATTGCAGGCAGTGATCAAGGAAATGAGGCAAAGCTTGCAAGGCAAGACAAACGTTGTTTCAATTAAAGATGAAATCATGGAGAGTCAGACAATTGCTGACAAAGTAACAGAAACCAATAAAAGCCCAAAAGATTatgaagagaatgaaaaaaatagttcagcAGCTACAAATcttgaagaaaaccaaaagtcTGCTCTGAAAGAGAGGATTTCAGCTCttgaacaagaaaaagagcaacTTCAAAAAAAACTTCAGGAGGCCTTGGTATCTCGTAAAGACACTATAAAAAAGGCTCAAGAAAAAGACAGGCATCACAGAGAAcagctgaaacagcagaaagatgaTTACAATATCCTACAAGAACAATTTgataagcaaagcaaagagaaggaaagcatcCAAGCTCAGCTCAGACAACTCCAAGAACAGAAAGAATTGACAGAGGGTGTTCTTGGGAATCAAGGTGGGTTGGATTCTTCAtgcacagaaggagaaaatacaacaaataaaCTCTTCCAAGTTGCAGATGTTTCTGGGGAAGAGTTTaaggaaaaacttgaaaaattgcAGATGGAGAAGGAGGAACTGGAACATAACGTTAGCTATATGCAAAGTGAACTTGCTTGCAAATCAGAATTAGTCTTTCATTTGCAAGAACACATAGCACAGTTGTTTCTGGAGATAGAAGGGCTGAAGAGAACCTCTGACCAAGCTGAAGCTAAGGCAGCAAGTCTTCAGACAGAACTGGAGGAGAATCTAGCAAAAATTTCTAGAGAGGGCTGTCTGGAAGACCTGAAAACACTTATGCATCAAAAGGATGAAGAAGTGGAATTTCTTAACTTGCAGTTAAAGGAGAAGAGTGAAGCTCTCAATAATGTGCAGGCACAGTTGCTGGAAAAAGAGGATTCAGTCAGGAGACTATGTAGTCAGTTGGAAACTCAAGCTCAGGTTCATGAGGAACAAAGCAAGAGACTGCAAACAGAGTTGCTTGAAATTCAGGAGAAGCAAGATGATGGTGCAGAAGCAGCTAAACAGAAGAATCAAATGCAGAGAAAGTTGCAAGCTGCACTTATCTCTAGAAAAGAGGCACTAAAGGAGAGCAAATCTCTAAAAGAGGAGCTAGCTAGTGCTAAAACTACTATTGAAAATCTTTCCGTCAAGGTGACAAATATGGAAAACGAAATATGTGGCCATGTTAAAGAAGCAGATACTTTAACAGAAAAGTTAGCAGGCCTCACTGAAGAGCGAGAAAAACTTATTGCAGAAGTTGATAAAGTACTTACAGAAAATCAGAATCTTGATGGATGCTGTAAAAACCTGACATTTTCTCTAGACAGAGTTActctggagaaggagaagctggagaaggaggtggAATCCTTGAAATGCTTTCAAGCTGCCGAGAGTTCTGAGTGGCACGAGAAATACAGGGACCTTCAGAAAGAATATGAAACTCTCCTGCAGTCCTATGAGAATGTGAGTAATGAGACTGAGCGGATTCAGCGTGTTTTGGAAACTGTTagacaggaaaagcaggaaGTATTCATTAAGCTGAAAAGTgttgaagcaaaaaaagaggaaacagatAAGCAGCTACAAGAAGCTGGACAGGAAATTGATGgaatgaaggagaaaatgaggaaatttGCAAAATCAAAGCAACAAAAGATCCTGGAACTAGAGGAGGAGAATGAGAAGCTTAGAGCAGAGGTGCGTTTTACAGATGGAGAGCTACACAGGACTGGAGATGTCTTTACAAATACTAGCCTGAAAGAAGATCTGGAAAGCTCTAGGAGAGATTACCAGTCTCTCTCTACAGAGCTTGAGAGAGTAATGGCTGAAAAGGCATCTCTGAATCAAGAGATCACAGACTTAAAGCGTCATTTGCAGTTAACAGAATCTaagctggaggaaagcagagaactgGTAGACAAGTACGTTGCTGAGAAGGCAACAGGGGTAGAAACAAATCAGGCAGTTGCCACACCACCACCAATGGAGAGGACTGAAAATCAAGTAGACGTAAGTTTTAGACCAGAGTCTTCTACTGCAGAGCTGGAACAAAAAGCACTTGAAGGTAGTAGCCCTTGTGAAGATCTTGGTACCTACATACAGCAGATAGCTCAGCTCACAGAGCGAATCACAGAACTAGAAGATAATAGGAAGGCTTCAGAGCAACAGCTGAGTGATATCCACGTGCGTGTTGAGACTTTAGCAGGTGAGAAAACTGCTTTAGAGATGCAAATGGAAGAGAAGGTCCATGAATTGAATGCTCTTCAGGACACAGTAGCAAAGATGGAACAAACAGTCCAAATAACCAAAGATGACCTCATCAGGATGACAGAACTGAAGGACAAGCTAGAGGCTGAGAAGGATGATTTGGAAGAAAGGCTCATGAATCAGCTGGCAGAACTTAATGGAACTATTGGGAACTATCAGCAAGATGCAACAGACTTCCAGATCAAAAATGAGCAATTGAAAACTGAGCTTCAGAGTTTGCAGAGAATGATGCATGAACTGGAGGAGGAGAAATGTCAGATGGTAAAGGAGAAAAGTAAAGCAAGTTCAGAAAAGGAATATGTAGAAAAGCTAAAATGCAGTTGGAGGGGAGACAATGGCACACATGTAAAGGAGCTTCAGGAactgctgaaacagaaacagcaggagaTTAAGCAACTGCAGAAGGACTGTATtaaaagccaggaaaagaaCAGTAGTTTAGAAAGAACTGTTAAAGCTCTGGAATTTCTGCAGAATGAGTCTCAGAAAGAGGTAGAAGCAACCAAAGAGACTTTAGCAAAAGCAGTTGAAGACACCAAGAAAGCCCAAACAGAACTTGCTCTCTGCCGAGTAGTATTGGATGACACCCAGAGTGAGGCAGCAAGGGTTCTAGCAGAGAGTGTCAAAGTGAAAGAAGAGCTGCAGGCAAACAAAGAGaatattaaaattcaaatgaagaaaaaggatgagGACTTTGAGAGAAGACTGGAACAGGAAAAAGACAAGCACTCAAAGGAAATTAAGAACATGGAAGAAAAGCTGGCAGCTTTGCAGAGGGAGAAAGACTATACAGAAGCAACTGTTGGCGATCTTCAAGACTCCTTGAAGGCAAAAGATCAAGAAGCCAAGCAATTGCAAGGCAGCCTAAACAAAACACTAGCCCAGCTTGCAGCCTTCACCAGGAGCATGTCATCCCTTCAGGATGACAGGGATAGAGTGATAGATGAATCAAAAACATGGGAGAAGAAATTCACTGAAAGTattcaaaagaaagaggaagaaatacgTTCAAAAGAGGAAACTTGTGTTGTGCTAAAGGACCAGATTAAGCAGATGACCATACGTGTGGAAGAACTTCAGACTCATATATCCAG gCTGGAATGCAGCAAGAGAGAGTGTGAGTCCGAATTGAGGAGTGAGATTCAGCATTATCAAAAGACATGTGAAATgttgcaggaggaaaaaaaagaccttttgaTGCAACTTGACGGGTCTCAGAAACTGTACAGCAAGTCTCAGATCGAACAGCAGAAACTGGAGTCAGAAATCAGCAGCCTGAGAGACCAGCTTGCTGACTTACAGAATTCCTTCACCAAATGTGAATTGGTCAGAGAGGAGCTGGACAGTATGGTCAAGCAACAAGAGACCAGTATCCAGAACTTTAAATTCAGCTGTGAACAGCTTGAGGCTGATCTGCAAGCTTCCAAGGACCTAACAAATAAGCTGCATGAAGAAATTAGTGCCAAAGATCAAAAGATCATTAGTTTGCTGTctgcaaaggaagaagcagTTATAGCAGCTCTATCTGAATTACAGCAGCAACATTCTGAAGAGATGAAAGAGCTGGAGCATAGGCTGAGTAAGgaggaagaagataaaaaagcCTTGGAAAATGAGAAGAACAAATTTCTTGATAAATTTGATTGTCTCACTGAAAAGATGAAGAtaagcagagaagaaagtaaGCAGCAGAAGGCACAACTGGACTCCTTCACCAAGTCCATGTCATCTTTGCAAGATGACAGAGATCGCATACTGAGAGACTACAAGCAACTTGAGGAACGTCATCTTGTTATAATCTTGGAAAAAGACCAGCTAATTcaagaggctgctgctgaaaacaataAGCTCAAGGAAGAAATTAGAAGTTTTCATAGCCAGATGGATGACCTCAACTCTGAGAATGCCAAGCTGAATGCAGAGTTGGTGCGATATAGAGAAGACCTGAACCAAGTGATTTCAATAAAGGACTCCCAACAGAAACAACTTCTCAAAACACAGCTTCAGCGGATCCAAACTCTGGAAAAAGACAAGACAATCATagaaacacagctgaaagaGTCCGAGCATACTCAGGATGATCTCAGGAAGTGCATGGAAGCCTTGAGAGAGGATAAAGTCAGTATGTCTCAAGAGATTGAAACCCTTACATCCTCTCTTTCTCAGGTGCAGAGTGAGATGACAGCATTACGTGAGGGGGGTCCTATCATGGAGTGTCAAGCACAACTGAAGGCCCAAGAGGAAGAGGCACGAGAACTGAGTCATAAGCTTTCCCTCTCACAGAAAAGGATAACAGAACTTGAGGGGGAACTGGTATGTGTTCAAAGGGATGCATCCAAGAGAGTGGAAGAAGCTGAGAACAAGCTTCGGAAGGAATTGAAACACCTACATCATGATGCAGGGATAATGAggaatgaaacagaaacagcagaagaaagagtAGCAGAATTGGCACGGGACTTAATGGAAATGGAACAGAAATTTCTTGCAGtcacagatgaaaacaaagatCTCAGAGCTCAAATTCAGTCTTTTGGGAAGTCCATGAGCTCTCTTCAGGATAGCTGGGACCAGGCCAATGAAGAGCTTcatgttttgaaacagaaatacactGCAGACTTAGAGGAACAAAAGAGTCTAGTGCAGAATCTTCATGAACAGATGGTTCGGCTACAAAAGGAGCAACATTCCACTGCCAGGGACCGAGATACAGTGAGGTCTGAGCTGACAGAACTGCAGAAAGCCAGTGATGAAAGAGGTCTCTTGGCCCAGATTGAGAAACTTAATCAGAAGCTGAGAGCCAAAGATGATGAGCTTCTCCGTTTGTCTTCAGAACTGGAAGGCTCTTCCAACCAAGTCAAATCTTTCTCCAAGGCTATGGCAAGCCTGCAGAATGAGCGAGACAGTCTGCTGAATGAACTGGACAAAATACGTAAGACTGAAGAAGTGAAGCAACAAGCAGAAGGGAACACTTCCTCCACTCTTTCAGAAGTGCAGAGTCTTAAGAAGGCACTGTCCTCCTTGCAGGATGACAGAGACAGAGTA GTGAGAGAGCTGAAGAATCTGCAGCAGCAATACATACTTGTCGGGGTAGAATCAGCTGAAAATTCTCGCTTAAAAGCACAACTGCAGGAATATCAGCAAGACGCAGACAAACAGCAGCTTCTTCAAGAACAGCTGAAGCAAGAAAGCATTTTCTACCAGCAGGAGCTCCAGCAACTTAG ACAAGAGAAAACTAcctgggaaaagcagaacagcagcataAAGGAACATTACCTGATGGCCATAGCAGAAAAGGACAAGCAACTGAGCCATTTACAAAGGATCACACAAGAAATGAAACTGTCCCTCGGCAAATCTCATGTTGTAGAGGAGCAGTACCAAGCAAAG ATGTCTTCAGAAGTTCTGAGAGGGGACTTCTCAAGCCTAGAAACAGAGACAAAACATCTCCAGGCCCAGCTGAATGACAGTCTGAAAGAACTGCACCAAAAAGAGCTCAGAATTCAGCAGTTAAACAGCAAG CTGTCTCAGGTCTTTGAGGAGAAAAATGccctctccctccagctgcGAGGTAGCAGTCGGAACATCTGTGAGAGCCATCAGCACTACAGTGAGGTGCTGAACCGCTGCATGGTGCTTGAAAGGCAGCTTCAGGAGCTGCAGTCTGCAGACAAGGGCATG GAGCTGTTTACAACAGATGCTGCTCCAGGAGCACCCCAAGAAAAGAATGAGCCTCAGAGAGGCAGTTACACACCAGAACTGCAAGAGTTGCAGCTGAG GTTGTCCGAAACGGAACATTTACATAGCAGCACAAAGCAGGATTTGAGGTATTtagaggagcagctggaggaagaacGGGATCGTCGTCTTGCTGTAGAGGAGGCgctctctgcagcacaggatCAGATCAGGAG gttGCAGTCAAATGATTGGACATCTTCCTTAAGTGCTAGCATTGATATGGCTCCAGGTCATGAGCATTCCTTGCTGATTGACTCCATGGATAATAATTCCAGCCAA ACTCGGAATGTCCTTGGATTACGACGCCTGTTACGCTCTCTCTTCCGTTCCCGGACCCACTTGCCTCTGCTAGTGGCCATGTATCTGCTTGCTCTTCATGTCCTGCTCTTCCTGTGCTTTACAGGCCACCTATGA